Proteins found in one Venturia canescens isolate UGA chromosome 6, ASM1945775v1, whole genome shotgun sequence genomic segment:
- the Prosalpha5 gene encoding proteasome subunit alpha type-5, producing the protein MFLTRSEYDRGVNTFSPEGRLFQVEYAIEAIKLGSTVIGISTSEGVLLASEKRITSTLMEPTTVEKIFEVDRHIGCASSGLMADSRTMVDRARAECQNHWFIYNEKMTVESATQAVSNLAIQFGDSDDDGSAMSRPFGVAILFAGIDEKGPQLFHMDPSGTFVQFDAKAIGSGSEGAQQSLQEVYHKSMTLKEATKAALTILKQVMEEKLNDTNIEVMTMTPGALFHMFTKEELQEVIKDIA; encoded by the exons ATGTTTTTGACTCGTTCTGAATACGACAGAGGTGTTAACACCTTTTCTCCTGAAGGGCGTCTCTTCCAGGTAGAATATGCGATTGAAGCCATAAAATTGGGTTCAACTGTGATTGGCATTTCAACATCGGAGGGGGTATTATTAGCATCTGAAAAGAGAATAACATCGACGCTTATGGAGCCAACCACAGTGGAGAAAATATTCGAGGTTGACAGGCACATCGGATGTGCCTCGTCCGGATTAATGGCTGATTCCAGGACGATGGTTGATCGGGCGAGAGCAGAATGTCAGAACCATTGGTTCATttacaacgaaaaaatgactgtCGAATCAGCTACCCAAGCTGTGTCTAATTTAGCTATACAATTCGGCGACAGCGATGATGACGGCAGTGCCATGTCCAGACCTTTCGGAGTAGCTATTCTGTTTGCGGGTATTGATGAAAAGGGACCTCAGCTTTTCCACATGGATCCTTCGGGTACTTTTGTACAATTCGACGCCAAAGCTATCGGTTCTGGTAGCGAAGGAGCTCAACAATCGCTACAGGAAGTCTATCACAAA TCCATGACTTTGAAGGAAGCAACAAAGGCGGCTCTCACCATACTAAAGCAAGTAATGGAAGAAAAACTGAACGACACGAACATCGAGGTGATGACGATGACTCCTGGTGCTCTGTTTCACATGTTCACGAAGGAAGAATTGCAGGAGGTGATTAAAGACATTgcttaa